A stretch of the Verrucomicrobiia bacterium genome encodes the following:
- a CDS encoding PSD1 domain-containing protein: MKRPLIQLPSCLCSLLLVLSGAAQAAQAAEPVDFGKHVEPILIRRCSECHGPDQQKSGLRLDSRGAALKSGKSGRLAVVPGEPESSEMLRRVTSTDPDEVMPTKGPPLTPEEVAVLRQWVAQGAEWPEMDPRSHWAFQPVTRPAPPAMEAEPWVRNDVDRFIRTRLHQERLAPQPEADRPTLLRRLSLDLTGLPPTWPEVEAFVNDASPDAYERQVDRLLSSPHYGEHMARGWLDLARYADSNGYQVDLARSIWPYREWVIRAFNRNQPFDQFTIEQLAGDLLPHATLEQRIATGFNRNTKVNDEGGGDEEEYRTKAVKDRVATLGTTWLGLTLMCAECHTHKYDPISHDEYYRLYAFFNSTADAGNYSLAPTVDVPPPNLTRPLEDLRRRIATTRDALAAAEAALPGRQAGWERRLAAGGPVWEPLTLTNIVSSGGSGYTNLPDGSVLAVGVNPIYDTITAEAGTDRTGITAVLLEVLPDPSLPKNGPGRWGQTGNFILDEFSLDAGPISDPAAGLTPLMFSGAEADWEQQYYRAEHAVDRNPKTGWAIGPRFGQPHFLIATLDEPAGIEGGTRLRFRFEHYHGNSHTVGRFRISVTRDPDPVRRWPVDPGIAALASIPADHRTAEQQRQLAAAHRDGSPEIRTLERELFRLNQREAELASRKYTTPVMQERAEPRETYVHVRGNFLEKGRTVTPGVLEILPALPKSQPVNRLALARWLVDPAHPLTARVTVNRYWERLFGTGLVKTSDDFGRQGEPPTHPDLLDFLATEFIRSGWNVKAMQKLLVMSATYRQDAATDALRLDQDFYNRLLSRGPRFRMDAEMIRDQALAASGLLVPDLGGPSVYPVQIPNLWKEIGFLRPEIGMDEWPQSEGPDLHRRSIYTFWRRVCTYPTYATFDAPSRDVCVSRRPRTNTPLQALAGLNDPVFLEAARVFAQRILTEGGPDPEAQLLFAFRTGLCRNPTPAERDRLLRLLRQQLDSYTREPADAAALIRIGSAPCPDSLDPRAVAAWMIVANVLLNLDELLTKG; the protein is encoded by the coding sequence ATGAAGCGTCCCCTCATCCAGTTGCCCTCATGCCTTTGCAGCCTGCTCCTGGTCCTTTCCGGCGCCGCGCAGGCCGCGCAGGCCGCGGAACCGGTGGACTTCGGGAAGCACGTCGAACCCATCCTCATCCGCCGCTGCTCGGAGTGCCACGGACCCGACCAGCAGAAGTCCGGCCTCCGGCTCGATTCCCGCGGTGCGGCGCTGAAATCCGGCAAGTCCGGCAGGCTGGCCGTGGTCCCGGGAGAGCCCGAGTCCAGCGAGATGCTGCGCCGGGTGACCTCCACCGATCCCGACGAAGTCATGCCCACCAAGGGGCCTCCCCTGACCCCGGAAGAAGTGGCGGTGCTCCGGCAGTGGGTCGCCCAGGGCGCCGAATGGCCCGAGATGGATCCACGGTCCCACTGGGCTTTCCAACCGGTGACCCGCCCCGCCCCACCGGCAATGGAGGCGGAGCCCTGGGTGCGCAATGACGTGGACCGCTTCATCCGGACACGCCTCCATCAGGAACGCCTTGCCCCGCAACCCGAGGCGGACCGCCCGACGCTGCTGCGGCGTCTCAGTCTCGACCTGACCGGACTGCCACCGACCTGGCCGGAGGTTGAGGCCTTCGTCAACGACGCGTCGCCCGATGCCTACGAGCGCCAGGTGGACCGCCTGCTGTCCTCGCCCCATTACGGCGAGCACATGGCCCGGGGATGGCTCGATCTGGCACGCTATGCCGATTCCAACGGGTACCAGGTGGACCTCGCCCGCTCGATCTGGCCGTACCGCGAATGGGTCATCCGGGCCTTCAACCGCAACCAACCGTTCGATCAGTTCACCATCGAGCAACTGGCGGGCGACCTGCTGCCCCACGCCACGCTGGAGCAGCGCATCGCGACCGGGTTCAACCGAAACACCAAGGTCAACGACGAGGGGGGCGGCGACGAGGAGGAATACCGGACGAAGGCGGTGAAAGACCGGGTGGCAACCTTGGGCACCACCTGGCTGGGACTGACCCTGATGTGTGCAGAGTGCCACACGCACAAGTACGATCCCATCAGCCACGACGAGTACTATCGGCTGTACGCGTTCTTCAATTCCACCGCGGACGCCGGGAACTACAGCCTTGCTCCGACCGTGGATGTGCCCCCTCCCAACCTCACGCGCCCGCTTGAAGACCTGCGCCGGCGGATCGCCACGACGCGGGACGCGCTCGCCGCCGCGGAGGCTGCGCTGCCGGGGCGGCAGGCCGGGTGGGAACGCCGGCTTGCCGCAGGCGGACCCGTGTGGGAGCCACTCACCCTGACCAACATCGTCTCGTCAGGAGGCTCCGGGTACACCAACCTGCCCGATGGATCGGTCCTCGCCGTGGGGGTCAATCCCATCTACGACACGATCACCGCCGAGGCTGGAACCGACCGCACCGGCATCACGGCGGTCCTGCTGGAGGTGCTGCCCGATCCATCGCTGCCCAAGAACGGTCCCGGACGCTGGGGCCAGACCGGCAATTTCATTCTCGACGAATTCAGCCTGGATGCGGGGCCGATCTCGGATCCGGCGGCAGGGCTGACCCCCCTGATGTTTTCCGGGGCGGAGGCCGACTGGGAACAGCAGTACTACCGCGCCGAACACGCCGTGGACCGCAATCCCAAGACGGGCTGGGCCATCGGGCCGCGTTTCGGCCAGCCCCATTTCCTGATTGCCACGCTGGACGAGCCCGCGGGCATTGAAGGCGGCACCCGGTTGCGATTCCGCTTCGAGCACTACCACGGCAACAGCCACACCGTCGGCCGGTTCCGGATCTCGGTGACGCGCGACCCGGATCCGGTCCGACGCTGGCCGGTGGACCCGGGCATCGCGGCCCTGGCGTCCATCCCCGCCGACCACCGCACCGCGGAGCAACAACGCCAGCTCGCTGCCGCCCACCGCGACGGGTCCCCGGAGATCCGCACCCTGGAGCGTGAGCTCTTCCGGCTGAACCAGCGGGAGGCCGAACTCGCCTCCCGGAAATACACCACACCCGTGATGCAGGAGCGGGCGGAGCCGCGCGAGACGTACGTCCACGTCCGCGGAAACTTTCTCGAGAAGGGTCGCACCGTCACCCCGGGCGTCTTGGAAATCCTCCCGGCGTTGCCGAAAAGTCAACCGGTCAATCGCCTCGCGCTCGCCCGCTGGCTGGTGGACCCGGCCCATCCACTGACCGCCCGCGTCACCGTCAACCGATACTGGGAACGCCTGTTCGGCACCGGGCTGGTCAAGACAAGCGACGATTTTGGACGACAAGGGGAGCCTCCGACGCACCCGGACCTGCTCGATTTCCTCGCCACGGAGTTCATTCGAAGCGGATGGAACGTGAAGGCGATGCAGAAACTGCTCGTGATGTCGGCCACTTACCGTCAGGACGCCGCGACCGATGCCCTGCGGCTCGACCAGGATTTCTACAACCGCCTGTTGTCCCGGGGCCCCCGGTTCCGGATGGATGCCGAGATGATCCGCGACCAGGCACTTGCCGCCAGCGGCCTGCTGGTCCCCGACCTCGGGGGACCCAGCGTGTATCCGGTGCAGATACCCAATCTCTGGAAGGAGATCGGATTCCTGCGTCCCGAGATCGGCATGGATGAATGGCCCCAAAGCGAAGGTCCGGACCTCCATCGCCGCTCGATCTACACCTTCTGGCGTCGGGTGTGCACCTATCCGACGTACGCCACCTTTGATGCACCCAGCCGCGACGTGTGCGTGTCGCGCCGTCCCCGGACCAACACCCCCCTCCAGGCCCTCGCCGGCCTCAATGATCCGGTGTTTCTGGAGGCGGCGCGGGTGTTCGCGCAACGCATTCTGACCGAGGGCGGCCCGGATCCCGAGGCCCAGCTCCTGTTCGCCTTTCGGACCGGACTTTGCCGCAATCCGACCCCGGCCGAGCGGGACCGGCTGCTCCGGCTGCTTCGCCAGCAGCTCGACAGCTACACCCGGGAGCCGGCGGACGCCGCGGCGTTGATCCGAATCGGCAGCGCTCCGTGTCCGGATTCACTCGACCCCCGCGCCGTGGCCGCGTGGATGATCGTGGCCAACGTCCTGCTCAACCTGGATGAACTCCTGACCAAGGGATGA
- the ruvB gene encoding Holliday junction branch migration DNA helicase RuvB: MAERLINEVLQQPDAAVETTLRPAGFSEFTGQAKTRERLEIGVEAARRRREPLDHVLLSGPPGLGKTTLAHILANAMGATLRTTSGPTLDKAADLAGLLTNLEEGDVLFIDEIHRLQRTIEEYLYPAMEDFKLDIIIDQGPNARSVRLNLPRFTLIGATTRAGLLSAPLLTRFAIRERLDYYPAEQLQVILGRASGLLGVETDPHGALEIARRSRGTPRIANNLLRRVRDFAQVRGDGRITRELADRALAMLEIDSHGLDEMDKRILETAILKFGGGPVGVSSLAVAVGEEANTLEEVYEPYLILEGYLHRTPQGRMVTELAYQRLGLRPLGARQPDLLQPDAR; encoded by the coding sequence ATGGCTGAACGGTTGATCAACGAAGTGCTCCAGCAACCGGACGCCGCGGTGGAGACCACGCTCCGCCCGGCGGGATTCTCGGAATTCACCGGCCAGGCCAAAACACGGGAACGCCTGGAGATCGGTGTCGAAGCGGCGCGGCGGCGGCGGGAGCCGCTGGACCACGTTTTGTTGAGCGGCCCTCCAGGTCTCGGCAAGACCACGCTGGCCCACATCCTTGCGAACGCCATGGGTGCCACCCTGCGGACCACCAGCGGCCCCACGCTCGATAAGGCGGCCGACCTCGCCGGGTTGCTGACCAACCTTGAGGAAGGCGACGTGCTGTTCATTGACGAGATCCACCGGCTGCAGCGGACGATTGAGGAATACCTCTACCCGGCGATGGAGGACTTCAAGCTGGACATCATCATTGACCAGGGGCCAAACGCCCGGAGCGTTCGGCTCAACCTGCCGCGCTTCACGCTGATTGGCGCCACCACCCGCGCCGGCCTGCTCAGCGCGCCGCTGCTGACGCGGTTCGCGATCCGCGAGCGGCTCGACTATTATCCGGCGGAGCAGCTGCAGGTCATTCTTGGCCGGGCGTCCGGATTGCTTGGGGTCGAAACGGATCCCCACGGAGCCTTGGAGATCGCCCGGCGCAGCCGTGGCACCCCCCGCATCGCCAACAACCTGCTGCGACGGGTCCGGGACTTCGCCCAGGTGCGCGGCGATGGCCGGATTACCCGCGAACTGGCCGACCGGGCACTGGCCATGCTCGAGATTGACAGCCACGGCCTCGACGAGATGGACAAGCGGATCCTCGAGACTGCGATTCTGAAGTTCGGCGGCGGACCGGTCGGGGTGTCGTCGCTCGCAGTCGCCGTCGGCGAGGAGGCCAACACCCTGGAGGAGGTCTACGAGCCCTACCTCATCCTCGAAGGCTACCTTCACCGCACTCCTCAGGGGCGCATGGTCACGGAACTCGCCTACCAGCGCCTTGGCCTCCGCCCCCTTGGCGCGCGCCAACCGGATCTCCTGCAACCCGATGCCCGATGA
- a CDS encoding DUF1501 domain-containing protein, translated as MSPLLDRLRTTTRRRFLGGCSTGMGALALGSLLNERLLSSEASPAGSPGTHFAPKAKNIIYLFQSGGPSHLDLFDYKPELNRLEGQPVPEELVKNIRLAQIGKNAALLGTRYQFGRYGQSGVWLSELLPHLQTVVDEVCFVQGFYSEAFNHDPATLFMNTGAQLSGRPAMGSWFSYGLGSENKDLPAFVVLMTGVGQPLTNAAWGSGFLPTVHQGVQLRSQGDPVLFVGNPPGMGSARRRQSLDTLKELNQMRHDVLQDPEISTRIAAYEMAYRMQTSVPEVMDVSREPAAIHKAYGTTPGRASFANNCLLARRLVERGVRFVQLYHRGWDHHGGPDGNLVFDLRKRCLETDQPTVALIRDLKNRGLLDETLVIWGGEFGRTPMMQGALKPDQIGRDHHPHGYTVWMAGGGIRPGMIHGRTDDFGFFAVENRVHVHDLHATILHQFGLDHTRLTYRFQGRDFRLTDVHGEVVHEILA; from the coding sequence ATGTCTCCACTCCTCGACCGACTTCGCACCACCACTCGGCGCCGTTTCCTCGGCGGCTGCTCGACCGGCATGGGAGCCCTCGCCCTTGGCTCGCTCCTGAATGAGCGCCTGCTGTCCTCGGAAGCATCCCCCGCCGGATCGCCCGGCACCCATTTCGCCCCGAAGGCGAAAAACATCATCTACCTGTTCCAGTCGGGCGGGCCGTCCCATCTCGACCTGTTCGATTACAAGCCTGAACTGAACCGGCTCGAGGGGCAACCGGTTCCCGAGGAGCTGGTGAAAAATATTCGGCTCGCGCAGATCGGCAAGAATGCCGCCCTGCTGGGCACCCGTTACCAGTTTGGCCGTTACGGACAGTCCGGGGTGTGGTTGTCCGAGCTCCTGCCACACCTGCAGACCGTGGTGGATGAGGTCTGCTTCGTTCAGGGGTTCTACTCCGAGGCGTTCAATCATGACCCGGCGACCCTCTTCATGAACACGGGTGCCCAGTTGTCGGGCCGCCCGGCCATGGGCTCGTGGTTCAGTTACGGACTCGGCAGCGAAAACAAGGACCTGCCGGCGTTCGTCGTGCTGATGACCGGTGTCGGCCAGCCGCTCACCAACGCCGCCTGGGGCTCCGGGTTCCTGCCGACCGTCCACCAGGGAGTCCAGCTCCGTTCGCAGGGGGATCCGGTGCTGTTTGTGGGCAATCCGCCCGGAATGGGATCCGCGCGCCGTCGCCAGTCGCTCGACACCCTCAAGGAGCTCAACCAGATGCGGCACGACGTGCTGCAGGATCCGGAGATTTCCACCCGCATCGCGGCCTACGAGATGGCGTACCGCATGCAGACCAGCGTGCCCGAGGTGATGGACGTTTCGCGGGAACCCGCCGCCATCCACAAGGCGTATGGCACCACCCCCGGCCGCGCCTCCTTCGCGAACAACTGCCTGCTCGCGCGCCGGCTGGTCGAGCGCGGCGTCCGGTTCGTCCAGCTGTACCACCGCGGCTGGGATCATCATGGGGGGCCTGACGGCAACCTCGTGTTCGATCTTCGCAAGCGCTGTCTGGAGACGGACCAGCCCACGGTGGCCCTGATCCGGGACCTCAAGAACCGTGGGCTCCTCGACGAGACACTCGTGATCTGGGGGGGCGAATTCGGCCGCACACCGATGATGCAGGGCGCCCTGAAGCCCGATCAAATCGGCCGGGATCACCATCCGCACGGATATACGGTCTGGATGGCCGGAGGCGGGATCCGCCCCGGGATGATCCACGGCCGGACCGATGATTTTGGTTTCTTTGCCGTGGAGAACCGGGTGCATGTCCACGACCTGCATGCGACCATTCTGCACCAGTTCGGACTCGACCACACCCGCCTGACCTACCGGTTTCAGGGCCGGGATTTCCGCTTGACCGACGTACACGGCGAGGTGGTCCATGAGATCCTGGCCTGA
- a CDS encoding SDR family oxidoreductase, with translation MKSPSNKSRGTARKPTSVVTGGAGFLGSHLVDLLLSEGHRVVLIDNLITGSTDNIAHLAGHADLRFIKQDVTEFLFLDGPVDYVWHFASPASPVDYLELPIQTLKVGSLGTHKALGLAKAKGARFLLTSTSEIYGDPLVHPQAESYWGNVNTIGPRGCYDESKRFAEALVMAYHREHGVDTRIVRIFNTYGPRMRLHDGRVVPAFISQALLHRPITLFGDGTQTRSFCYVSDLIEGIHRLMMCKARDAHLPTNIGNPVEMTMAEFAREILRATGSPSRIVHRPLPQDDPKQRRPDITRARRLLGWEPVVTLPDGLTSTIEYFRDRLKTGPSASRRSP, from the coding sequence ATGAAATCCCCCTCCAACAAATCCCGGGGCACGGCCCGGAAACCGACCTCCGTGGTCACCGGCGGCGCCGGGTTCCTCGGGTCGCACCTTGTGGATCTCCTGCTGTCCGAGGGCCACCGTGTGGTCCTCATTGACAACCTGATCACCGGCAGCACGGACAACATCGCGCATCTTGCGGGCCACGCGGACTTGCGCTTCATCAAGCAGGATGTCACCGAGTTCCTGTTTCTCGACGGCCCGGTGGACTACGTGTGGCATTTTGCCTCGCCAGCGAGCCCGGTGGACTACCTGGAGCTGCCGATCCAGACGCTCAAGGTGGGGTCGCTGGGCACTCACAAGGCGCTCGGCCTTGCGAAGGCCAAGGGCGCCCGGTTTTTGCTGACCTCCACCTCCGAGATTTACGGGGATCCGTTGGTGCATCCCCAGGCGGAGTCCTATTGGGGCAACGTCAACACCATCGGACCCCGGGGCTGCTACGACGAGTCCAAGCGGTTTGCGGAGGCGCTGGTGATGGCGTACCACCGCGAGCACGGTGTGGACACCCGGATTGTGCGCATCTTCAACACCTACGGTCCCCGCATGCGGTTGCACGATGGGCGGGTCGTTCCCGCGTTCATCAGCCAGGCCCTGCTGCACCGCCCGATCACCCTCTTCGGGGACGGCACCCAGACCCGGAGTTTCTGCTATGTCTCGGACCTGATCGAGGGCATCCACCGGCTGATGATGTGCAAGGCCAGGGATGCCCATCTGCCGACCAACATTGGCAATCCCGTCGAGATGACGATGGCGGAGTTCGCGCGCGAGATCCTCCGGGCCACGGGATCCCCGTCGCGGATCGTGCATCGTCCGTTGCCCCAGGATGACCCGAAGCAGCGGCGTCCGGATATCACCCGCGCCCGGCGCCTGCTGGGCTGGGAGCCGGTCGTCACCCTGCCGGACGGCTTGACCAGCACGATCGAGTACTTTCGCGACCGCTTGAAGACCGGGCCGTCCGCGTCCCGACGTTCCCCCTGA
- a CDS encoding sugar transferase codes for MLRGQRQLYAKLQKLLDAVLFGGALILAHWIRSLPALDPSDKIDPLSAYLWLLAVVVPLTPPALELQGFYSRPLLHSRRQTFWHLLKGAAWITVALITALFIRKTEGARGVLLLFLPLSVCLVFLKEELVRWWAISRLGRNALRKRVIVLGQPGDTSGVERLVASVSAGQFQIIARVNLADTPPARLAEMLHETSANAVLVIPRQVMFSEIEQSILACELEGVEVWLLADFFQTRLSQTSVDELAGHPVLVFRTGPDASWQALVKSGMDFVGALLLLVLLAVPLLVVALLVWLTSPGPVLFRQQRAGLNGSPFTMLKFRTMVTNAEQLKREIEQLNEMSGPVFKVTNDPRVTPLGRFLRRWSVDELPQLINVLRGDMSLVGPRPLPLDEVRRFDDPAHRRRLSVKPGLTCLWQVSGRNEVRDFKEWVRLDLEYIDNWSLWLDLKILLRTVPAVFTGAGAK; via the coding sequence ATGCTCCGCGGTCAGCGGCAACTCTATGCAAAGCTCCAAAAGCTGCTGGATGCGGTGTTGTTTGGGGGCGCGCTGATCCTGGCCCACTGGATTCGGTCGCTGCCGGCCCTGGACCCGAGTGACAAGATTGACCCCCTGAGCGCCTATCTGTGGCTGCTGGCGGTGGTGGTGCCCCTGACCCCCCCGGCCCTCGAGCTTCAGGGGTTTTACTCGCGACCCCTGCTGCATTCCCGGCGGCAGACTTTCTGGCATCTCCTCAAGGGGGCGGCCTGGATCACCGTTGCACTGATCACCGCCCTGTTCATCCGCAAGACCGAGGGAGCCCGCGGGGTCCTGCTTTTGTTCCTTCCGCTGTCGGTCTGCCTGGTGTTCTTGAAGGAGGAACTGGTCCGTTGGTGGGCCATCTCGCGTTTGGGCCGCAACGCCCTCCGCAAGCGCGTCATCGTGCTCGGCCAGCCCGGGGACACGTCTGGAGTCGAGCGCCTGGTGGCCTCGGTTTCCGCCGGGCAGTTTCAGATCATCGCCCGGGTGAACCTGGCGGACACGCCGCCGGCGCGCCTGGCCGAGATGCTGCACGAGACCTCCGCCAACGCCGTACTGGTCATCCCCCGGCAGGTGATGTTCAGCGAGATTGAACAGTCCATCCTGGCGTGCGAGTTGGAGGGGGTCGAGGTGTGGCTGCTGGCCGACTTCTTCCAGACCCGGCTGTCCCAAACGTCGGTGGATGAACTGGCCGGCCATCCGGTGCTGGTGTTCCGGACGGGTCCGGACGCCTCCTGGCAGGCGCTGGTGAAATCGGGCATGGATTTTGTCGGCGCGTTGCTCCTGCTGGTGCTGCTGGCGGTTCCATTGCTGGTGGTGGCTCTGCTGGTGTGGCTGACCTCGCCCGGTCCCGTGCTGTTCCGCCAGCAGCGTGCCGGGCTCAATGGCAGCCCGTTCACGATGCTCAAGTTCCGGACCATGGTGACCAATGCCGAGCAGCTCAAACGGGAAATCGAACAGCTCAACGAGATGTCCGGACCGGTCTTCAAGGTCACGAACGACCCCCGGGTGACGCCGCTGGGGCGGTTTTTGCGCCGGTGGTCGGTGGATGAGCTGCCCCAGTTGATCAACGTGCTGCGCGGCGACATGAGCCTGGTCGGGCCGCGTCCGCTGCCGCTGGACGAGGTCCGGCGCTTTGATGACCCGGCACACCGGCGGCGCCTCAGCGTCAAGCCGGGGCTGACGTGTCTGTGGCAGGTGAGCGGGCGCAACGAGGTTCGCGACTTCAAGGAATGGGTGCGGCTGGATCTCGAATACATTGACAACTGGTCCCTCTGGCTGGACCTGAAGATCCTCCTCCGCACCGTCCCCGCCGTCTTCACCGGCGCCGGGGCCAAATGA
- a CDS encoding BlaI/MecI/CopY family transcriptional regulator, whose translation MANIPRISETEWEIMRIVWAQAPVTAADIIAELVKSDPTWHPVTAKTLLNRLVRKGALGFEQQGRAYLYKPLVDERSCVNAVSSSFLDRVFGGSLSTMVAHFVENRKLNAKQVRELRKAVEGR comes from the coding sequence ATGGCCAACATCCCCCGCATCTCCGAAACCGAATGGGAAATCATGCGCATCGTCTGGGCGCAGGCGCCGGTGACGGCGGCCGACATCATCGCCGAGTTGGTGAAGTCGGATCCGACCTGGCACCCCGTGACGGCCAAGACGTTGCTGAACCGGTTGGTCCGCAAGGGAGCCTTGGGCTTTGAGCAGCAGGGCCGCGCGTACCTCTACAAGCCTCTCGTGGACGAGCGCAGCTGCGTGAACGCCGTCAGTTCCTCCTTCCTTGACCGGGTTTTCGGAGGCTCCCTGAGCACGATGGTGGCGCATTTTGTGGAGAACCGGAAGCTGAACGCCAAGCAGGTGAGGGAGTTGCGAAAGGCGGTCGAAGGACGTTAG
- a CDS encoding helix-turn-helix domain-containing protein: protein MNAHRNHRWRATRRNFTQLERRRRRGMELLAKGLTQAEVARRCDVSETTSFRWKQAWLRKGPTAWKRGRLGRPPKSGGHASDAESRRGVGPSPRRRLIACPPRFPRP from the coding sequence GTGAATGCACATCGAAATCATCGCTGGCGGGCCACCCGCCGGAACTTCACCCAACTGGAGCGGCGCCGTCGGCGCGGCATGGAACTGCTCGCGAAGGGGTTGACCCAGGCGGAAGTCGCGCGGCGATGCGACGTGAGCGAGACCACGTCGTTCCGCTGGAAACAAGCCTGGCTGCGGAAGGGCCCAACGGCCTGGAAACGCGGACGGCTCGGAAGGCCACCAAAGTCCGGCGGGCACGCCTCGGATGCTGAGAGCCGCCGGGGTGTCGGACCGTCTCCCCGAAGGCGACTGATCGCCTGCCCGCCGCGATTCCCCCGACCCTGA
- a CDS encoding M56 family metallopeptidase produces MDSPVVAEFLGHLVRASWQASILAGVVWLVIRLLGDQLDAGWRCRLWMLVIVRLAWPVSLPSSVSVFNLFEVPWIMDRGEPDPGTGEPGLLPLLRFLEMPAVQWVWVAVAGVLGLRMLGAAAWTWWVQRTARPLDSWDTWWLLQNCKAAADCRIPVSVLESRRVQAPCVLGLVRPRLILPCGLAGELDREELRLVFLHELAHLSRRDLAMNWLLAAVETIHWFNPIAWHITRQLRADREEDCDARALESEPGSGRRYGEVILKLLDRVGAPADPVSPEMSTPMLGDEEADIQPLLHRIHAIRRFRPGARTRVVGFCSWLAVALVGLTDPEPAHRWNSEDGDQASGPLLAAGHRASAVPMNALHRGWPL; encoded by the coding sequence ATGGATTCCCCCGTCGTCGCCGAGTTTCTTGGCCATCTCGTCCGGGCCTCGTGGCAGGCTTCCATCCTTGCCGGGGTGGTCTGGCTGGTGATCCGGCTGCTTGGGGACCAGCTTGATGCCGGTTGGCGGTGCCGTTTGTGGATGCTGGTGATCGTCCGGCTGGCATGGCCGGTCTCGCTCCCCAGCTCGGTCAGCGTCTTCAACCTCTTTGAGGTGCCCTGGATCATGGACCGCGGGGAGCCGGATCCCGGGACCGGCGAACCGGGACTGCTGCCGCTCCTCCGGTTCCTGGAAATGCCGGCGGTGCAATGGGTGTGGGTGGCAGTTGCCGGGGTGCTGGGGCTTCGGATGCTCGGGGCGGCGGCGTGGACCTGGTGGGTGCAGCGCACGGCGCGTCCGCTCGACTCATGGGACACCTGGTGGCTGCTGCAGAATTGCAAGGCGGCGGCGGACTGCCGGATACCGGTCTCGGTGCTCGAGTCCCGGAGGGTTCAGGCGCCCTGCGTGCTGGGCCTGGTGCGTCCCCGGCTGATTCTGCCCTGCGGCCTCGCCGGCGAGCTGGACCGGGAGGAGCTTCGACTGGTGTTTCTCCACGAGCTTGCGCACCTCAGCCGTCGCGACCTTGCAATGAACTGGCTCCTGGCGGCGGTTGAGACGATCCACTGGTTCAATCCCATCGCCTGGCACATCACCCGGCAGCTTCGTGCGGATCGGGAGGAGGATTGCGATGCGCGGGCCCTGGAGTCGGAGCCCGGCTCCGGCCGGCGATACGGAGAGGTGATCTTGAAGCTCCTCGACCGGGTGGGTGCGCCGGCGGATCCGGTATCGCCGGAGATGAGCACCCCGATGCTTGGCGATGAGGAGGCCGACATCCAGCCGTTGCTGCATCGGATCCACGCGATCCGGCGCTTTCGTCCGGGGGCCCGGACCCGCGTCGTCGGTTTTTGTTCCTGGCTGGCCGTGGCCCTTGTCGGCCTCACCGATCCCGAGCCGGCTCACCGGTGGAATTCCGAAGACGGCGACCAGGCTTCCGGGCCCCTGCTCGCCGCTGGCCATCGTGCCAGCGCGGTGCCGATGAACGCGCTTCATCGCGGGTGGCCCCTGTGA